One Romboutsia sp. 13368 genomic window carries:
- the hutH gene encoding histidine ammonia-lyase gives MEKVLIDGKSLTIEDVVNVCRHNYEVEITDDAIMNVKKARALVDKLVDEEKISYGITTGFGRFSDVAISREDSKLLQKNLIISHSCGVGNPLSEEIVRAIMLLRVNNLSKGYSGIKIETLQTLVDMINKGVHPIIPEKGSLGASGDLAPLSHMVLTMIGEGEAIYNGQRMSSKDAMNKAGINIIDGLSSKEGLALINGTQVMTAIGLLTTYDAINLLKTADIAYCLTMEALNGITCAMDERVHEVRPHKGQINTAKNILDILKNSEMTSKQGEIRVQDAYSLRCTPQIHGASKDAIEYVTNKINIEINSVTDNPIIFADKEDVISGGNFHGQPMALSFDFLGIALSELANISERRLEKLVNPAINHGLPAFLVNQGGLNSGFMIVQYSAASLVSENKVLAHPASVDSIPSSANQEDHVSMGTIAARKARDIMENTRKVIAMEILGAAQAIDLRGKKKLGVGSNAAYNAVRNHTTFVEKDRVMYLEINTVEELIKDNLFVEVVESAIGKELLVN, from the coding sequence ATGGAAAAAGTTCTTATTGATGGCAAAAGTTTAACTATTGAAGATGTTGTTAATGTTTGTAGACATAATTATGAAGTTGAAATTACTGATGATGCAATAATGAATGTAAAAAAAGCTAGAGCTTTAGTAGATAAGTTGGTAGATGAAGAAAAAATATCATATGGAATAACTACTGGTTTTGGAAGGTTTTCAGATGTGGCTATATCTAGAGAGGATTCAAAATTACTACAAAAGAATTTAATAATAAGTCACTCTTGTGGAGTAGGTAATCCATTAAGCGAAGAGATTGTAAGAGCAATTATGTTACTTAGAGTTAATAATTTATCTAAAGGATATTCAGGTATAAAAATAGAGACATTACAGACTTTAGTAGATATGATAAATAAAGGAGTTCATCCTATTATACCAGAAAAAGGATCATTAGGAGCATCAGGAGATTTAGCACCATTATCTCATATGGTTTTAACTATGATTGGAGAAGGTGAAGCTATATACAATGGGCAAAGAATGAGTTCTAAAGATGCAATGAATAAAGCAGGAATAAATATAATAGATGGATTATCCTCGAAAGAAGGACTAGCACTTATAAACGGAACTCAAGTTATGACTGCCATAGGGCTTTTAACTACATATGATGCAATTAATTTATTAAAAACAGCTGATATAGCTTATTGTCTTACAATGGAAGCATTAAATGGAATAACATGTGCTATGGATGAAAGAGTTCATGAAGTAAGACCACATAAAGGTCAAATTAATACAGCTAAAAATATATTAGATATATTAAAGAATAGTGAAATGACTAGTAAACAAGGTGAGATTAGAGTACAAGATGCATATTCTTTAAGATGCACACCTCAAATACATGGTGCAAGCAAAGATGCAATAGAATATGTAACAAATAAGATAAATATAGAAATAAATTCAGTAACAGACAATCCAATAATATTTGCAGACAAAGAAGATGTAATATCAGGTGGAAATTTCCATGGTCAACCAATGGCATTAAGTTTTGACTTTTTAGGAATAGCTTTATCAGAACTTGCAAATATATCAGAAAGAAGATTAGAAAAATTAGTAAATCCAGCAATAAATCATGGTTTACCAGCATTCTTAGTAAACCAAGGAGGCTTAAATTCTGGATTTATGATAGTACAATATAGTGCAGCATCTTTAGTATCAGAAAATAAAGTTTTGGCACATCCAGCAAGTGTAGATTCAATACCGTCATCAGCAAATCAAGAAGACCATGTATCTATGGGAACAATAGCAGCGAGAAAAGCAAGAGATATAATGGAAAATACTCGTAAGGTAATAGCTATGGAGATATTAGGAGCAGCTCAAGCTATAGATTTAAGAGGAAAGAAAAAACTTGGAGTAGGAAGTAATGCAGCATACAATGCAGTTAGAAACCATACAACATTTGTAGAGAAAGATAGAGTTATGTATTTAGAAATAAATACTGTAGAAGAGTTAATAAAGGATAACTTATTTGTTGAGGTTGTTGAAAGTGCAATAGGTAAAGAGTTATTAGTTAATTAA
- a CDS encoding LacI family DNA-binding transcriptional regulator, translating into MRGTITIKDVAKKAGVSISTVSRVINDSKPVTDEVKQKVLDVIKETGYIPNPLARSLVTKRSQLIGVIVPEVSDSFVNEILNGIEEVAKMYDYEILLANTYSDKEQELKSINLLRAKQVEGIVMICWKVEEDHINYIQNCGIPATYISKTARDYDIYTVSTSNTEATYDMTKYLIDKGHEDIAFIMTSKDDTILERERLAGYEQALNENNIKLDESLIKYGGTTYEAGYKSMNELLEEGIVPHAAFVTGDEAAIGAINAACDKGYKVPEDISVAGFNDVKIAKMYRPKLTTVYQPLYDMGAVAMRMVIKLINKEPLESKKIELPYRIVERESVITRK; encoded by the coding sequence ATGAGAGGTACAATAACTATAAAAGATGTAGCTAAAAAAGCAGGCGTTTCTATATCTACAGTATCTAGAGTAATAAATGACTCAAAACCAGTAACGGATGAAGTTAAACAAAAAGTTTTAGATGTAATAAAAGAAACAGGATATATACCAAACCCACTAGCGAGAAGTTTAGTAACAAAAAGAAGTCAATTAATAGGAGTAATAGTTCCTGAAGTTTCGGATTCTTTTGTAAATGAAATATTAAATGGAATAGAAGAAGTAGCAAAGATGTATGATTATGAAATACTTTTAGCAAATACTTATTCAGATAAAGAACAAGAACTAAAAAGTATAAATTTACTTAGAGCCAAGCAAGTAGAAGGTATAGTTATGATTTGTTGGAAAGTTGAAGAAGATCATATAAACTATATTCAAAATTGTGGAATACCAGCAACATATATAAGTAAAACGGCAAGAGATTATGATATATATACAGTTAGTACAAGTAACACAGAAGCAACATATGATATGACTAAATATCTTATAGATAAAGGCCATGAAGATATTGCATTCATAATGACAAGTAAAGATGATACGATATTAGAAAGAGAAAGACTAGCTGGATATGAACAAGCTTTAAATGAAAATAATATAAAATTAGATGAAAGTTTAATAAAATACGGTGGAACTACTTATGAAGCTGGTTATAAGAGTATGAATGAGCTTTTAGAAGAAGGTATAGTACCTCATGCTGCATTTGTAACTGGAGATGAAGCTGCTATAGGTGCTATAAATGCAGCTTGTGATAAAGGATATAAAGTACCTGAAGATATTTCAGTTGCAGGATTTAATGATGTTAAAATAGCAAAAATGTATAGACCTAAGTTAACAACAGTATATCAACCTTTATATGATATGGGAGCTGTTGCTATGAGAATGGTTATAAAGTTAATAAATAAAGAACCATTAGAAAGTAAAAAAATAGAATTACCTTACAGAATAGTGGAAAGAGAAAGTGTAATAACTAGAAAATAA